One Nicotiana tomentosiformis chromosome 4, ASM39032v3, whole genome shotgun sequence genomic window carries:
- the LOC104085253 gene encoding uncharacterized protein — MPKKRSPIFQKLSSLLNMSIFIAKMRKPIIPRLISLKRARKMKKFSLLKYYNYGYVQEYQFSPSNTPLLQYHKKKSLKKQKRYRDFCSVFYISKCLGLINGQGEEKMRYPKLELEGLASMGDAVVGREFSEGSDFSEGDDFIDERAEKFIERFYEEMRLQRQESLLEQFNALVDN; from the coding sequence ATGCCCAAGAAAAGGTCGCCTATTTTCCAAAAACTTTCCAGTTTATTAAACATGTCAATTTTCATAGCAAAAATGAGGAAACCCATAATTCCAAGGCTAATTTCATTGAAAAGAgcaagaaaaatgaagaaatttaGCCTACTCAAGTATTACAATTATGGGTATGTTCAAGAATACCAATTCTCTCCTTCAAACACACCTTTGCTTCAGTACCATAAGAAAAAGTCACTTAAAAAACAGAAAAGGTACAGAGATTTTTGCTCTGTTTTTTACATTTCGAAATGTTTGGGGTTGATAAATGGCCAAGGAGAAGAAAAAATGAGGTACCCAAAGTTGGAGTTGGAAGGGTTAGCTTCTATGGGAGATGCAGTAGTAGGTAGAGAATTTTCAGAAGGATCAGATTTTAGTGAGGGAGATGATTTCATTGATGAGAGGGCTGAGAAGTTTATTGAAAGGTTTTATGAAGAAATGAGATTGCAAAGGCAAGAATCTCTCTTGGAGCAGTTCAATGCATTGGTTGATAATTAA